Below is a genomic region from Triticum dicoccoides isolate Atlit2015 ecotype Zavitan chromosome 5A, WEW_v2.0, whole genome shotgun sequence.
CGACCCTGAAGAGCGGTCTCGACGGCCGCGTGTCCACGAGAACGATTCAAACAGCAGTTTACACGGATTATTTGCTGGTCGCGCCCATGGCTGGCTTATAATTGCACGTGGACGTGGGTTTTCCAAGTTCCATTTTCATCCCGCGGGACGCGCCATGAAGACCAGCTCCTCGTCGCAGGCGCTCTTCCCGGCCGCCTCGTCGCTGTGCACCCCGTACCTCCTCCTCGTGCCCCTCGGCCTCCTCGCCGCGGTGGTCGTCATCCCCAGCCTCGGCTCCTCCCACGTCCGCTCCGACGGCCTCGGCGTGCTCTGCCCCAGCCTCGGCACCGATGGCTACTCCGTCGCGTCGGGAGCCGAGAAGGTCGtctccacggcggcggcggcggcgcagccggAGTTCCGGCTGCTCGTCGGGGTGCTGACCACGCCGAAGCGGCGCGAGCGGCGGGACATCGTGCGGCTGGCGTACGCGCTGCAGCCGCCGGTGCCGGCGTACGCGCGGGTGGACGTGCGCTTCGTGTTCTGCGGCGTGGACGACCCGGTGGACCGGATGCTGGTGGCGCTGGAGGCCGCGCGGCACGGCGACGTCCTCCTGCTCAACTGCACCGAGAACATGAACGACGGCAAGACCCACCAGTACTTCTCCTCCGTGCCGCGGGTGTTCGCGGGCGCGCCCTACGACTACGTGATGAAGACCGACGACGCCACGTACCTGCGCGTGGCCGCCATGGCCGAGGAGCTCCGGCCCAAGCCCCGCGACGACGTCTACCTCGGCTACGGCTTCGCCGTCGGCGACGACCCCATGCAGTTCATGCACGGCATGGGGTACGTCGT
It encodes:
- the LOC119301636 gene encoding uncharacterized protein LOC119301636, which codes for MKTSSSSQALFPAASSLCTPYLLLVPLGLLAAVVVIPSLGSSHVRSDGLGVLCPSLGTDGYSVASGAEKVVSTAAAAAQPEFRLLVGVLTTPKRRERRDIVRLAYALQPPVPAYARVDVRFVFCGVDDPVDRMLVALEAARHGDVLLLNCTENMNDGKTHQYFSSVPRVFAGAPYDYVMKTDDATYLRVAAMAEELRPKPRDDVYLGYGFAVGDDPMQFMHGMGYVVSWDVATWVSANEEILRHNDTHGPEDLLFGKWLNIGRRGKNRYSLRPRMYDLNWDMDNFRPDTVAVHMIKDNRRWAAAFRYFNVTAGFRPSNLYHLP